The sequence AATTTTGATGAATTATTTTCTTTGTATGAAAAAGAATATGAAGCCTTAAAAAAAGATCAAAATAAAATTCTTTGGAATAAAGATATTTTAAAATCAAAGACGTATCATGATTTCATGCTGTTTCACTTGAAGGAATTGGTTCGATTAAGAATGATTCCCGACGATTGGCCGAAAAGTTTCGTTGAAGAAGCAAAAGCCTTGACTGGCAAGGATTTGTTGCTATTAATTCAAAATGAAAATCAGCTGAAACAAAAAGGAATCAATTCAGATAATTTTAAAATCTGGACTTTTGAAGACCTGCTTTTGGATGTATATAAATTCCAGTCTGCAGATGAATTGGCCAAAAGAGACATCCCCAAAGAAAGGCTGCAGCAATACCAAATACTGGAAAAAATATTTGATGAAAATCAATCAAAGGATCCGTTTATCATCAAATTAAAATATGTTTTCAAAATTCTTTCGCTGCTCTCAAACGGCGATCCGGCAGATCATTTTGAAATAGATTTGAAAAGACATTCAATAAAGAGACTATAGTTTTTTTCTCGCAGATTTGGCGGATTACGCAGATTTTTAAACACGAATATCACAGATATTTTCACAAATAACACAAAAAAAGGTAAACATCTGTGCAAATCTGCGAGATCTGTGGGAAAGTAAAACAGAAAAGACTATCAATTCTGACAGCCTTCTCTTATAAATCTAATCGTAAAAAATGTTCTATTTTCCGTTTACAGGATTTTTTCTTTCGTAAGTATTGTTATCAAAACTAATTTTATAGTTTGACTTAAAAAGCTTGCTCGGCTGATAATAATCCGTTGTAATGACCTGCGCTCCGCTTTCCTTCGCTTTTTCAAATCTTGAGTAGTCTTCCTTTCTCGCTTCCATCGTATCTGCGTCGGCTCTGGTTCTGATAATGTAGCCCTGTTTCACCAATTCGGTGATTTTCGGACTTGGATCATTCATGAATAAAACTGCAGATTCAGGTGTTCCCGGTGTTGAATTTGTGAAAATCATTCTTCCTTTTAAAGATGAATGATCTTTCATATACAAATCTCTGTTTTCACTGTTGTTATCGAGTACAAACAGGAATTTTCCTTTGGCATCTTTCACTTTCGGCCAGTTTTTGTTTAAAACCGCTTCATTCAATGTTTTGTAAGAACCGCGAATGTCATCCGGCGTGATGATTTTATTTTTACCTAAATATTTTTTCAGCTCATTATCGAGATCATCAAAAAGTTTTGAAGTATAATGTTCCGGTTCTGTCCCGAATCGGTTGGCTTTTCCGTCTTTCGGTTCAAGAGTGATGAAAACCGGATCGTGATCGGGATGTGCATCAGACCATTTTTTCAGGTCTTTCAGGCAGTCTTCCAGCGTATAATACCAAGTTTGATAATCAATATCTGTGATATGAATCATTTTATATCCCGGCTTTTTCATTTTCCCTTCCGGATCGAAAGGCTGGGTTGTTTTTACCAGATCTAAAATTTTAGGATGGGCATATTTCCCGCCTTTGCTGTCTGCATACACATCTATTTCAAGGTTTCTTAATCCCAAATCCAGCTGTTGAGGTATCGGAATGTGTTCATATTGAATCCTCGGAAGAAAATTCAAAGAATCTTTTTTGGATAAATAGCTGTAAACTTCCGGAAGAATCGCCTTTTTATAAGAGTTATGCGAACCGATCACCTGGATTTCATTAATTTTTAAATCATTCAGATTTTGTGACTGCGACCAGAAAAGGTTTAATGAAGATAAATATAAACCGAGTAGAACTGCCTTTTTCATTATATCAATTTTTGTAACGACGAAATTAAGGAGTCTTCTTATCAGACAGTTTACATATTATGTTAAGTGTTTTTTAAGATTGTGTGAAGTGTTAAAAAATCAATTTTTTAAACAGTTGGTAATTAGAGGGTTAATATTTTCTCATTTTGGGATAT is a genomic window of Chryseobacterium wanjuense containing:
- a CDS encoding phosphatidylinositol-specific phospholipase C1-like protein, which encodes MKKAVLLGLYLSSLNLFWSQSQNLNDLKINEIQVIGSHNSYKKAILPEVYSYLSKKDSLNFLPRIQYEHIPIPQQLDLGLRNLEIDVYADSKGGKYAHPKILDLVKTTQPFDPEGKMKKPGYKMIHITDIDYQTWYYTLEDCLKDLKKWSDAHPDHDPVFITLEPKDGKANRFGTEPEHYTSKLFDDLDNELKKYLGKNKIITPDDIRGSYKTLNEAVLNKNWPKVKDAKGKFLFVLDNNSENRDLYMKDHSSLKGRMIFTNSTPGTPESAVLFMNDPSPKITELVKQGYIIRTRADADTMEARKEDYSRFEKAKESGAQVITTDYYQPSKLFKSNYKISFDNNTYERKNPVNGK